The sequence ctttactatttggattacgatccaaaggaattgttccagtgcgtgcgcTTATTGAATgttggaagcgcagggatactgaagaaactaagtgaactaggtttagttgcttggtctcaactatacgaagttgttttagattttgtatagcggcttaattccgagagtattcaattctggacttggtcccggagtttttctgtatttgcggtttcctcgttaacaaaatcttgccgtgtcttttacttttctatttatgCAATTAtagttgtttattataattaaaagtaacctagctacaagctgagcaccaacaccCTTTGGGATTGCAACACCAGCTCTATAAAACTACCTGCACCGCTACTAGCATCATTAGGTTACCAACCCGCTCATTGTATACTGAATAATTTTCTATAAATTTAGaattttaaattaaaaaataaataaaagtaaaatacacaaacgttaactccgcattacttgatagtgatcctgttATCAACTAATTGAGAAAATGAAATCCTCTTGTTTTTGCTGATAAAGAATGGGAGACCAAGATATCTTTCTCTAATATTTATTTTTCTAAACTTTATGAATACCTACAAGATCATCACAAATAGATAAGTGGAGTAAAACATTGGATTTGTTGCAGTTGATCATTTGACCCGAGCATGCATTGAAGTCAGCTATCACTTCTAGTAATTTCTTTGTTTGAGTGAGGTTTTCCTTGCAGAACAACTACACAATCATCTGCAAACAAGAGATGATTAATTTTTGAAGCAACTTTAGAAGACTTCACTCTCGTGAGTTGTTTTGTTGCTTCACAATGAGCTAGTTTCGTAGAGAAAGCCTCCATggcaagaataaaaagaaaaggagatAGTGGATCACCTTGTTTTAACCCTGTAGTAGGATGAAAGGATTTACAATGTGACCCATTGAGCATAACTTTAATCTGAGTTGTACTAATACATTGATGTACTAGTTGACACCATTTCTCACAAAACTTTTAAACCTTTTAAGGATatcaatcaaaaaataaaaaaaatcactttAATCCAGGGACGGGCCTAGTAAGGGGCTAACCCGGGCTATAGTATGCTTTTGGCCCAAAAAATTTTTACATAGAAAAATTTGTAAGTATTGTGCTCAACCACTTCTTTACTAGTGAATGCAGTGTTAGCCCAACTAACTTTGAGCCCATTATCTAGGTTAAAGCAAAAAAGATTTCTTCTATTCTATTTATTTTTCCAATCTTCTTCCGTAAACCATAATTTTTTTCTCCAATAACTATTAATTTTGTGCATTTTAGTCGTATAAGTGTATATATATAGTATTTTGTAGCCGATTCCTAGTTAACCACCAATCATGCATATTGTTCAAAAAATTTGCACCTTCGGCCGCATCAACAGTTAGTAATAATCCAGCCCTACCCTAAAATAACTCCCGAGTCCGTCCCTGCTTTAATCTATCGAAAACCTTTGATATATCCATTCTCTAAGCAAGAATTCCCCCTTTCCCTTCTTTTCTCTTCATATTATACTGACAATTTATTGACCTAAAGTAATATTTTGAGAAATCACTCTTCCTGGTACATAAGTATAGCTTGCACTAGGAAAATTATCTTTTTATGtgcttcttcattctttgtgcacTAAGCTTTGATATCAACTTGTAAGATGTACTTATTACATAAGGTTATTGGTATGAAGTCTTCTGGCTTTTGAGGTGTTTTATTCTTGGGTGAGAGCCAACCTTTCCTTATATATCATATATGCAGAATTGCAGAATTTTGTGTGTTAAATTCATGTCTCTAAAATGAATTATAAGGTATGTATACTGTTTCGGATTACGCATGGTTATCCTAATATCGGGCCGAAAGAATATATACACGTCCCGAGCTTTCCCCTATGCCGAATTGCTAACCAGGGTGTTGTGCAGCCATAACGAATTCACAGTTATCCAAGTATCAGGCCGAATTTCCATTTTATCAAAAAGAATATATATACGTccgccgaattgctaactagtgTCTTGTGCAGCGATAAAAATGTATGATGATTCCAATCCTTTGGACCTGGAATTCACACTCGGAAGGGAACTTAGGAGATCTGTGGCCAAAGCAAAGGAAAACTTAAATAACTACACTTAGATGACAAGACTTGTGTTAAACTAAAATTGAACAGTCTATTAGTTTTCTTCTCACTTGCCCTGTAAGGTTTTTTATACAAGTTCATATTAGCGAACAGATGGAAAGAACACCTCTTGGATTGTTAACATGTAGCTTCGAGGTGCAAGGTTTTCCGCAATGTCCTAGGTTCTGAATATTTGGAGTGTGTAGCTGCGCTGGAAGCTTTGGAATGGGCTATTTCTCTTGGTTTTAAGAAGATTGTGCTGGAGACGAACTATCAGACTCTAGTTTCAACTATTAATGGCAAGGAATTGCTTATACCGTGGGAGCTAAGAGGCATTGCTGAAGACATGAGTTCCTTGTTTCTTTTGAAGTTTGGAGTTGTGCGTACACAAAGATTAAGTGTGACTAGCTCCCATTGCTGGACGGAGAAAACTATTACTTCAAAGAGAAGAATTTACCAAAGTGTCTGGTGTTTGGCTAAACCAATGTGCTGATTTTTTGGAGTCTTTCACTATATCAGACATTAAGCTATCTTAATACAATctctttgcatcaaaaaaaagatTGTTAACATGGAGCCACACTGGAGTCTACGCAAAAGCTGACAACCAGTGAAACAAATCCTATCAATTTACGGCTCTCTGCATAATATAAATTTGAGCTTTGCCTTCTTTGTAGGAAAATTGCAACTCACAAGATGGTAAAATCGTCCAATGAGGTAAAGTTTGAAACCGGAACCAATGCATCATAATCATTTCAATTTAACCACTATCATCATAATCATGAATAATCAAAACTCTGCCCATAATCTAGGCAAAATAATTAACCATTATCATCGACTTGATTCCCCGACAACTACATTTAACTCTTCATATACAATTAGACTGGAGAACATATATTATATACAGGTTGTTGGATGGAGCAAAAATAGGTATTTCTTATTTTTAAGAAGCAATACCATCATGATGCTGAGAAGTTAATCCCGGGCTGCTTTGCTGTTCAAACATATTAGGTTGGTTGTAAGGAGGCGTCTAGCTTCCAATGGAAGGCAACTTGGCTCAGCCACTACTCCATACACATAAATCCAAATCAAAGATACCAAATTCTGAATTACTTTTAGTCACCTACCTCTACATGAACCAAACCAAAATGGTGATTCGGACTTCATCAAAATTTTACTGAAAGTTTCCGTTCCGATCAGAGTATATTAGGTGGtggtagggctgcacaacgggtagggtgggtaggatatggcctatttcgCCATCCTATCCGCTGACTggcgggtaagaaattttttacccgccaccctacccgccactaAACGGATAAGGTCCTACCCGACCCATTAATTGGCGGGTCAGataggatagggtggcgggtttaaccgttttttttttagttttctataTTCTGGATTTTTTGGTTACTACCTTGACCGTGTATACAAAAAATGCTTcccaaaaaacaaaaatgaaatcttGCAACAACACAGCAAATAAGAGCCATCCTATCTAAATATGTACCCAATGGTACTGCCAATCTAACTAgggaaaaatgaacaaacaaaagcATCCTGCCTTCACAATGGTTACACTTCCCCCATTTAATACCATCTTCATCAAAACTCGTCGTAAAATGCCCCCATACCCAAGATGTCCTCTTCCGCTTCTTACTTTCTCTGACCTCAagttgagaagatggtggaggtggcGGAGATGCAATAGTACTGGCCCTTCGTTGCACAAATtgagatgcagcttgagagggaatatgaggtctcgttgacatctcttctgtaatctcaaccatgTTTGCTCACACTAAGCCTGCACAGACTAAAACCAACAACATTAAATTTCATAACTTTAATATGCAGTACaagaaattgcaaaaaaaaacaaccaGGAATATAAATGCTAATTACAGAGCAAGGTGTAATTAAGGTGCATAAAACTAGTACTGTGAGGATTGATTTCCCAGTTAGTATGTGGTCTTAATCCCATTAGCACACACCAAGTTTGTTACTCTTGACGTTTAATATCTGATAACAGCTTTAAAAAGAGTTAAATTTACAAACTGCTTCTGCACTGTGAGACCTATATCCTAAATGAACTAGTGTCGTTGCAGTTACCTCCTTCACATGCACAATATCACCAAAAGGATTGTGTACAGACAATTACTTACTCCAGCTTATATCAGAATACATTTACAGCTCTATGAAtgatcctatcttgtagatctgaAGTTTCCTAATTTCTACAAAATTAACACATTCCAGAAAATCAACCTTTAAGTCTCCGTGGTAAATTAATTTACACACATACAGATGTGTTTTTGCTGGTTCCGGACACCACTGCTGGCACCGTGTCGAGAACCTATATATCTAAATTCAACGCTTAGACCTTGTGTTCCCATCATAACGCTTAGACTCCATGCATCTAATCATGGTACAGGGGACTTCATGGATAAATTACAACTTTTTCAAAGAGCTCCCCTCCGATGACTGACTCCAAAACGATAAAAATCTTTGTCTTGCTTCCCATCACCTAAACCAAGAGAATATATCATTTACAAAgatgataaaaaataaaaataaaaataaaatagagacAACCTTGCAGCATAGTTTTGGTCATAAAGAAGAAGTATAAACAGGTTGAGTCAAGATTCAGTATGTCCCAAGTTTTGCCCTATGGCACAATTGGGTCGAATCAGGATCCAAGCATGTTGAACATTTATAAAAATTGCCAATTTAAAGTGCAAAAAGAAGATACCTTGTACAACTGAACGACGTATCGGTGCTTACATCAGAATACATTTACAACTCTATGAATGATCCTATCTTGTAGAGAGACTCACCCTGGGTTCAAAAGAGAACCCCCAACGTTTGTTTGCAGGACCCGCTGAACTGACAACACACCCGTAATCCTAATTAAAAAGCATTCAGGAATATAAATGTTAATTACAAAGCAAGGTATAAATTCTAGTGTCGCACATCAGTTCACCAAGGTCGACAATGGTTAGTATAAGAACAACCACATGGAAGAGTAAATGAATCCTTCTAAGCTTCCCGCCCCAGTTAAAATAACTGATATTTTGGATCTATTATAGCCACATAAACCATTACATTGATGAACAAAATCCTTAATCAACAGAATGTGCTTTTCCAAGCCTTTCTAGATGTATGCACATTTTCATCCATCGACCACTAAACCAAAACAGCCTTATCCAAAGCAAAAGTCCGGACAATACTAGGCAGAAACATATAACACTTGCATTTTATCCATTAAAGGTTTTACAGCCAAGATTTGACAACCAGCGAGAGACACTGAACACAATTAGCTTAAGTAATTTTAACTATACAATAACTCAACTCAACATCACAGATTTTGGGAATggaattgaaaaaaatcaaaaacttgaACCGAAACCTAACATACTCATGGCTACTGCTTATCAAATCTCAAGATGGGCATGCACAAAATCACATAAATCAGTCATACCCTAATGAAAAAACAGTACTAGAAGAACAACGGAGGCAACACTAGGTCAtttcaagaaaacaaagaaacCCATAACTCATGTAAAAATAAGGAACCCTAATTTAATTTCCCTAAAACAAATTAAGAAAACATGCAATCATGGTCATTACGACCTACCCAAGttataaattgaaaaaatgaaatcaatCTACATCACCTTGATCAAATAACTAACCAATTGAATTAAGGGCAGAAGAAATTTGTAAAAACAAAACCACCAAGGGAGAtccttacctctcgcacccaaaaTTGACAAACCCCAAAGATAAAGTTTAGCTGTAAGCCTGAAACTCTTGTGTTTGGAGGTAAAAAATATACTAGATGGAAATGGTTATTTAGATTTTTACTGATACATACGTTTTGATTTCGGTTAGGACGATGAATGGATTGTGACAGTGAGTTTCGATCTTCGATATGAGAGTGAGTTCCTCTTCGATTTCTAACTTTGATTTCTAATTATTGAGAAACAAACTGGATTTTCAATCTAGGGTTCTGGGAGTTTCTGTGTAGAGAGGAGAAGTATGAAGAGATGAAACGAAAATGAATTTAGTTTTTAGgttgagttgattaataaaaaaccAACGGCAAAGATGATCAATAATAGAAAGATCAACGGCTACTAACGGCTGTTAGATAAATAGgcgggtaggcgggtagggtaggataatttcgaactttacccgtcaccctacccgccaaatagtgggtagggtaggatacggttaaaacactggcgggtagggtaggattggcggatatgggtagggtatgtgcacccctaggtggtggtggtgattcggTAGTCCTGTGCCGAAATAATTTTGCCAGCGCTCTGCGTTCACAGTCCTGCGTGTATCAATCAAGTAAAATGAGGTCAGTTTCTATCACTCACAGAATAACTCAATTATAAACTCTCTTTTTCTGTTTAACAAAAATGGTGAGGTATTTCTTTCTCCATGTCTCTCCTGAATATTTTCTATAAAACCAAGTTAGGTAATGTCTTTTTTAAAAATCTTTCCCAAGGGAAGTGGCACAATACATGGACTGGTAAACACTGCAAAAGAAACATACAATGCTAGCTACATTTGGAACACAGGAGCCTTGGATCAGTAAACATGTCTAGTTTCCTTGCAAGATTCACTGAGACAGAAACTGACCCACTAATTATAAGAACTAGATTCCCAAATTACACCAGAACGCTGGTGCATGCAGTTTCTTTCCAAAAGATAGTAAAAAAAGATGAGCTGGTGTTTACCCATGACCAATGAAGTACCTTAAACATGTTCAGAAAAAATGGTTTATCAGGATTCTTCCTCCTCAATTTCAAGAAAGTGTATGCGAAGCTAAGTTGATCTCGTGAGGTGAAGCGGTCGACTTCATTGAACCAAAGGCACGAAAATAAATTTGACATTGGTGTGTGGGCACGCACAATGAATGAACCTTCAGGTACATCTGCAGAATATGAAATAACATGAATTAACTAGGGAGTAAAAATTTAGGGGCAAGGGAGATATTTCAGGAACTTAAAATGCAATATGTTACGTACAACTTGGAAGAAGAGTATTTGAGTTAGATGGATCAAATTTAGTGAGCCCGTCTGACTGGTAAAAATTGAACTGTTCATCAATAGCAGAGTGATTGTACTTGTTTAAACGTTTGTTTTGGAGTACTTCCTCCCACACACAATGACGATCATAGTGGTTCGAAATAGCATATTCAGATCCGTTCCGAAACAAAAAGTACTCAAGAATCAGCATGGGATCTGTATGGAGTCTCATTTTGCTATCGAGCCAAATAGAGAACCTGAAGACAGCAACtatctaataagcataaaaagCATTTGAGAAATGAAGTCTACTGAGAGCATAAGCAGCAAGACAATGAAAACAGACATGAACCCAGCGCACGATCATGGAGGTGTGTTACCTAGCTGATGGAAAGAGACGGTGAGATAAAAATTTCGGCACCTTTCCTGTTCTCCGCATGTCAACATATGGCAAGTTTCTCACAATAACGATTTTCCATAAGCCAATGTATCCCCTATCATCTCGCACATGCCCCTCGGAAGATAGTTTCAATATTGTTTGTTCATCCAAAAACATGACAAAACAAACATTCTTCTTCGAATATTCACTAATCTGCAACATACATAATGAAGGGCATTAACAGCAATACCATGTCTGTGCATGAGTACATACTAAGTGTTTACCAAAAGAAAGTAATTTATGCCACAAGGGATAAGCAAATAAAACTTAGCCATCCACCAGTAGCGAAGGTTGTTATTAAAAACAATTTAAATTTATCAATGCTAGAAGCAGAATCGAATGTTTTGCGAGATAAATAAATATAACTCTAGTAAGAGCCATCAAATGGAGATCCACACGAGGTGGAAACAACAATGATTTGAGAAAGCTCGCAATAAGCGGGAGACTGGCCTTTTTAGAAAAGTCAGACATCTTTTCTACCAAGCTAACCAACACACTGAGCACAAACTACATGGGTTACTGAAAAACAGTATATAGCATGAAGCATTAAAGGCAGCCTAGAATGACATACGAGGAGCTTAGAAAAGGAAGGTTCGTGTTTAACACAGCACATAAAACATAAAACACATCCATCTAATTTTAATTGCTGAAAGAAATAATAATTGAAAAAAGTAGCCCAAAGTTGGGGAAGAAGCCTCCAATACATAGTTATATAATTAtaagaaaaaacaaacatgacacCTAAATGTCATGCAatcatcatttcttcttctttcgcgtGTATTGTAAAGTTATTACTAGCATCAGTATATATATCAAAATGTCTTGAAGAAATATGCTCAACTAGAATGAGAAAAGAAATCTCAGATATAAAAAGTCACaggagaacaaagaaaaataacagaTTTGTAGAACTTTATTCCTTTTACTAATAACTACAAATaatgaatcaatgataaatacTTTGATCAAACCTAAAAAGCTCGTAATAGAAATGAACTTTAAACGACCACAAACTTatatttatttagttaatctgaTAACTATCATCCAATTACCTTCCTGCTTGTAGGTCTCCTCAAAAAGTCAGAGCTTCCAAAAATGCAAGACGATACAACAATGTGGCAAGTATTCATGTATTCCTTGTCTTCCCAGTCCAAATCGTACCCCGTGCTCGGGGATCCTTCAGGTCCCTTGACAAAACCACAATGCATTGTTTGATTCCTAGCGTAGaaagttttttctctttcttcgaGGGTCTGGTGCCCCCCAAATCTGGGTTCAAATGCATCAATCCCATCAAAATTCTCCTCCCTATCAACATAGTCAAGTGAAAATTGTTCGAAATTCACAGGCTCCAGGGGCTCGATGACATTATCAACTGAATCCAGAAACTTAACCTCACAAGGAAAATCTGAAAGGTTTTCATGCATGAAAAGGAAACAGTATGAGTATGAATATCAACCATAATATGTTACAAGATAGAGAAACCAACAATCGAGGGCTTGTTACATCCAATAATAATGTAAGACCAAAGATAAACAGGCAAGTGCATCATCAGTTAACAAACCCAATCAAAAATTCAAAGCAACGATGTGGGTATCAAGGTACA comes from Papaver somniferum cultivar HN1 chromosome 7, ASM357369v1, whole genome shotgun sequence and encodes:
- the LOC113298007 gene encoding uncharacterized protein LOC113298007 isoform X1, with amino-acid sequence MISSFGRNVRMALYRHGTELLPERREITGSIIRHFDRSDYASRIRRGKRFARLSKRRLTFWMFVLAVVSLIYLSVFDVKLPLHVGKRNSNSATTRDRSQEGSGFEGFEFTKPKHRKQHFPCEVKFLDSVDNVIEPLEPVNFEQFSLDYVDREENFDGIDAFEPRFGGHQTLEEREKTFYARNQTMHCGFVKGPEGSPSTGYDLDWEDKEYMNTCHIVVSSCIFGSSDFLRRPTSRKISEYSKKNVCFVMFLDEQTILKLSSEGHVRDDRGYIGLWKIVIVRNLPYVDMRRTGKVPKFLSHRLFPSARFSIWLDSKMRLHTDPMLILEYFLFRNGSEYAISNHYDRHCVWEEVLQNKRLNKYNHSAIDEQFNFYQSDGLTKFDPSNSNTLLPSYVPEGSFIVRAHTPMSNLFSCLWFNEVDRFTSRDQLSFAYTFLKLRRKNPDKPFFLNMFKDCERRALAKLFRHRTTESPPPPRGAHTLPISANPTLPASVLTVSYPTHYLAGRVTGKVRNYPTLPAYPPIYLTAVSSR
- the LOC113298007 gene encoding uncharacterized protein LOC113298007 isoform X2, translated to MISSFGRNVRMALYRHGTELLPERREITGSIIRHFDRSDYASRIRRGKRFARLSKRRLTFWMFVLAVVSLIYLSVFDVKLPLHGKRNSNSATTRDRSQEGSGFEGFEFTKPKHRKQHFPCEVKFLDSVDNVIEPLEPVNFEQFSLDYVDREENFDGIDAFEPRFGGHQTLEEREKTFYARNQTMHCGFVKGPEGSPSTGYDLDWEDKEYMNTCHIVVSSCIFGSSDFLRRPTSRKISEYSKKNVCFVMFLDEQTILKLSSEGHVRDDRGYIGLWKIVIVRNLPYVDMRRTGKVPKFLSHRLFPSARFSIWLDSKMRLHTDPMLILEYFLFRNGSEYAISNHYDRHCVWEEVLQNKRLNKYNHSAIDEQFNFYQSDGLTKFDPSNSNTLLPSYVPEGSFIVRAHTPMSNLFSCLWFNEVDRFTSRDQLSFAYTFLKLRRKNPDKPFFLNMFKDCERRALAKLFRHRTTESPPPPRGAHTLPISANPTLPASVLTVSYPTHYLAGRVTGKVRNYPTLPAYPPIYLTAVSSR